CGGCGGGAGGCAGGATTTGGCGCACATCGACCTGGACGACGGCATCCCGGGGCTGCCCTCGCTGCTGCGGTTCCGCCCGGAGACGGCCGGGCCGCTCGGCGCGCTCGCCGAGACGCTGCTGCGCGGCCCCGGCCCGCTGGAGCGCGGCGAGCGCGAGCTGATCGGCGCGTACGTGTCGGAGCTGAACGGGTGCCGCTACTGCGCCGGGACCCACGGCGCCTGCGCCGCCGCGCAGCTCCCCGGCGGGACGAACCTGGTCGAACAGGTGCACGCGGACCCGTCCACCGCGCCCGTGTCCGACCGGCTGCGGGCGCTGCTGGCGATCGCCGCGGCCGTGCGGCGCGGCGGGCGCGAGGTCGGCGAGGCCCACGTGGCCGCCGCCCGCGCCGCCGGGGCCACCGACGTCGAGATCCACGACACCGTCCTCATCGCCGCCGCGTTCTGCATGTACAACCGGTACGTGGACGGCCTCGCGACGGCCGTCCCCGCCGACCCGTCCGCGTACGCGCGCGCCGCCGAGCGGCTCGTCGCCGAGGGCTACGCACCGCGCTGACCCCGTCCGAACGGGACGTCCGGCACCGCGAAAGCGAGAGTTGTTCTATTTTGACCGTCATGGCGACGGTGTTGTTGGTCGAGGACGACGAGATCGTCCGGCAGGCGCTGATCCACGAGCTGACCGATCTCGGGCACGCCGTGCACAGCGTCGTGCGCGCGCTCGACGCGCTGCGCGAGGCGACCGACGGCCACGGCTACGACATGATCGTGCTCGACCTCGGCCTGCCCGACCTCGACGGCGCCGAGGCGCTGAAGATGCTGCGCGCCGTCACCGACACCCCCGTGATCATCGCGACCGCGCGCGACGACGAGCGCGAGATCGTCCGGCTGCTGCGCACCGGCGCCGACGACTACGTCGTCAAGCCGTTCTCCGGCGACCAGCTCGACGCGCGCATCCAGGCGGTCCTGCGCCGCGTCCGGACGACCGCGCCGCCGGACGTCCTGCAGGTGGGCGG
The nucleotide sequence above comes from Actinomadura algeriensis. Encoded proteins:
- a CDS encoding response regulator transcription factor; its protein translation is MATVLLVEDDEIVRQALIHELTDLGHAVHSVVRALDALREATDGHGYDMIVLDLGLPDLDGAEALKMLRAVTDTPVIIATARDDEREIVRLLRTGADDYVVKPFSGDQLDARIQAVLRRVRTTAPPDVLQVGGLRIDRDARRASLDGTPLRLTRLEFDLLAFLAARSGRVVRRREVLAEVWRQANGDDQTLDVHMSWLRRKLGETAARPRYLHTVRGVGVMLTAP
- a CDS encoding carboxymuconolactone decarboxylase family protein, encoding MAHIDLDDGIPGLPSLLRFRPETAGPLGALAETLLRGPGPLERGERELIGAYVSELNGCRYCAGTHGACAAAQLPGGTNLVEQVHADPSTAPVSDRLRALLAIAAAVRRGGREVGEAHVAAARAAGATDVEIHDTVLIAAAFCMYNRYVDGLATAVPADPSAYARAAERLVAEGYAPR